In Astatotilapia calliptera chromosome 23, fAstCal1.2, whole genome shotgun sequence, a genomic segment contains:
- the LOC113015573 gene encoding leucine-rich repeat-containing protein 3-like, which translates to MGASQRCRSSINPSSFSSLFFVGTLLFSLMMTAYACPKLCHCTERNGMVVQCTSRNLESIPPNLPKDTVVLLLSSNQIRHVPKGAFADLHRLRELDLSHNVLESVEVDAFQGVSEALRTLDLSNNHLSGLPRDTFTKLHARIRLSQNPWHCECSLQETLRELRLDPETVNEVSCFTSEQEEYVGQPVIQVLDSGINFCNFHHKTTDVAMFVAMFCWFSMVTAYIIYYIKHNQEDARRHMEYLKSLPSTSHMSKDYDTVSSVF; encoded by the coding sequence ATGGGGGCCTCTCAAAGGTGCAGGTCATCCATAAACCCTTCTTCTTTTAgttctcttttctttgtggGAACACTTCTCTTCTCTTTGATGATGACCGCCTATGCCTGCCCTAAGCTCTgccactgcacagagaggaACGGCATGGTGGTGCAGTGCACTTCGCGCAACCTGGAAAGCATCCCGCCGAActtacccaaggacactgtGGTTCTCCTGCTCTCGTCGAACCAGATCCGACACGTCCCAAAAGGAGCCTTCGCTGACCTTCACCGCCTCAGGGAGCTGGATCTATCTCACAACGTCTTGGAGAGCGTGGAGGTCGATGCCTTTCAGGGGGTTTCCGAAGCCCTGCGGACCTTGGATCTTTCAAACAACCATCTGAGCGGCCTCCCCAGGGACACCTTCACCAAGCTGCACGCCCGAATCCGCCTCTCCCAGAACCCCTGGCACTGCGAGTGCTCACTGCAGGAGACACTGAGGGAGCTGAGGCTCGACCCTGAGACGGTGAACGAGGTCAGCTGTTTCACGTCAGAGCAGGAGGAGTACGTGGGACAGCCGGTGATCCAGGTCCTGGACTCAGGGATCAACTTTTGCAACTTCCACCACAAGACGACTGACGTAGCCATGTTTGTGGCCATGTTCTGCTGGTTCTCCATGGTGACAGCTTACATCATTTACTACATCAAACACAATCAGGAGGACGCCAGAAGGCACATGGAGTACCTCAAATCACTGCCCAGCACTTCTCACATGAGCAAGGACTACGACACAGTGAGCAGCGTGTTTTAG